One segment of Phoenix dactylifera cultivar Barhee BC4 unplaced genomic scaffold, palm_55x_up_171113_PBpolish2nd_filt_p 000919F, whole genome shotgun sequence DNA contains the following:
- the LOC103707669 gene encoding (+)-neomenthol dehydrogenase-like isoform X1, with protein MNYSERNLLGSEIRSALAFFQPSAATILRHSAISSSHPLTGAFFGVRKGNRGLRSEKIPGATFLGITSSSRQQAMGSNERPNPDRLAVVTGANKGIGLETARQLASHGVTVILTARDEKRGTDAVESLHQFGFSNVVFHQLDVRNPASVASLAHFIQNQFGKLEILVNNAGASGVVVDVEGLKALNIDPESWLSGKATNIVQAVIRQDNEDAVTCLDTNYYGVKRVTEALLPVLMRSTSGARIVNVSSLRSELKRMPNESIRNQLNDIDNLNEEKIEKLLDGFLEDLKNGTLEAGGWPMMLPSYSVSKTVLNAYTRVLAKRYPDMCINCVHPGYVKTDINWNTGVLATEEGAKGPVMLALLPNGGPSGCYFDQTTMAEY; from the exons ATGAACTATTCCGAAAGAAATTTATTAGGCTCTGAGATCCGATCTGCCCTTGCCTTCTTCCAGCCATCCGCTGCCACTATTCTACGTCACAGCGCCATTTCTTCGAGCCATCCGCTGACAGGCGCCTTCTTTGGTGTTCGGAAGGGGAACAGGGGATTAAGGTCTGAGAAGATCCCTGGTGCCACCTTTCTTGGAATCACATCATCTTCCAG ACAGCAGGCAATGGGAAGCAACGAGCGGCCAAATCCAGACCG GCTTGCAGTGGTTACTGGAGCCAACAAAGGGATTGGCCTTGAGACTGCTCGGCAGCTTGCAAGCCATGGCGTAACTGTCATCCTAACTGCAAGAGATGAGAAGAGGGGGACAGATGCTGTTGAATCCCTCCACCAATTCGGCTTCTCCAATGTGGTCTTCCATCAACTTGATGTTCGAAATCCTGCTAGTGTTGCATCCTTAGCCCATTTCATCCAAAATCAATTTGGAAAGCTCGAAAtcttg GTAAATAACGCAGGAGCCTCAGGAGTTGTAGTAGATGTTGAAGGCCTGAAAGCTCTTAATATTGATCCTGAATCTTGG CTTTCTGGCAAGGCTACCAACATAGTTCAAGCTGTGATCCGTCAGGACAATGAAGACGCCGTAAcatgcctagacaccaattactATGGCGTCAAAAGAGTGACAGAAGCACTACTGCCTGTCCTGATGCGCTCGACCTCAGGTGCAAGGATTGTCAACGTTTCCTCTCTGAGATCAGAACTCAAG AGGATGCCCAATGAAAGTATCAGAAACCAGCTGAATGACATCGATAACTTGAATGAAGAGAAGATTGAGAAGTTGCTGGATGGATTCCTGGAGGACCTCAAGAATGGAACGCTTGAAGCTGGTGGATGGCCAATGATGTTACCTTCATATAGTGTATCAAAAACTGTGCTCAATGCCTACACAAGGGTTCTTGCAAAGAGGTATCCAGATATGTGCATCAACTGTGTGCACCCGGGCTATGTCAAGACTGACATCAATTGGAATACTGGGGTCCTCGCTACTGAAGAAGGGGCTAAAGGTCCGGTTATGCTTGCTTTGTTGCCCAATGGTGGCCCTTCAGGATGCTATTTTGATCAGACCACCATGGCAGAGTATTGA
- the LOC103707669 gene encoding (+)-neomenthol dehydrogenase-like isoform X2, with protein MGSNERPNPDRLAVVTGANKGIGLETARQLASHGVTVILTARDEKRGTDAVESLHQFGFSNVVFHQLDVRNPASVASLAHFIQNQFGKLEILVNNAGASGVVVDVEGLKALNIDPESWLSGKATNIVQAVIRQDNEDAVTCLDTNYYGVKRVTEALLPVLMRSTSGARIVNVSSLRSELKRMPNESIRNQLNDIDNLNEEKIEKLLDGFLEDLKNGTLEAGGWPMMLPSYSVSKTVLNAYTRVLAKRYPDMCINCVHPGYVKTDINWNTGVLATEEGAKGPVMLALLPNGGPSGCYFDQTTMAEY; from the exons ATGGGAAGCAACGAGCGGCCAAATCCAGACCG GCTTGCAGTGGTTACTGGAGCCAACAAAGGGATTGGCCTTGAGACTGCTCGGCAGCTTGCAAGCCATGGCGTAACTGTCATCCTAACTGCAAGAGATGAGAAGAGGGGGACAGATGCTGTTGAATCCCTCCACCAATTCGGCTTCTCCAATGTGGTCTTCCATCAACTTGATGTTCGAAATCCTGCTAGTGTTGCATCCTTAGCCCATTTCATCCAAAATCAATTTGGAAAGCTCGAAAtcttg GTAAATAACGCAGGAGCCTCAGGAGTTGTAGTAGATGTTGAAGGCCTGAAAGCTCTTAATATTGATCCTGAATCTTGG CTTTCTGGCAAGGCTACCAACATAGTTCAAGCTGTGATCCGTCAGGACAATGAAGACGCCGTAAcatgcctagacaccaattactATGGCGTCAAAAGAGTGACAGAAGCACTACTGCCTGTCCTGATGCGCTCGACCTCAGGTGCAAGGATTGTCAACGTTTCCTCTCTGAGATCAGAACTCAAG AGGATGCCCAATGAAAGTATCAGAAACCAGCTGAATGACATCGATAACTTGAATGAAGAGAAGATTGAGAAGTTGCTGGATGGATTCCTGGAGGACCTCAAGAATGGAACGCTTGAAGCTGGTGGATGGCCAATGATGTTACCTTCATATAGTGTATCAAAAACTGTGCTCAATGCCTACACAAGGGTTCTTGCAAAGAGGTATCCAGATATGTGCATCAACTGTGTGCACCCGGGCTATGTCAAGACTGACATCAATTGGAATACTGGGGTCCTCGCTACTGAAGAAGGGGCTAAAGGTCCGGTTATGCTTGCTTTGTTGCCCAATGGTGGCCCTTCAGGATGCTATTTTGATCAGACCACCATGGCAGAGTATTGA